From Onychostoma macrolepis isolate SWU-2019 chromosome 19, ASM1243209v1, whole genome shotgun sequence, a single genomic window includes:
- the grhl2b gene encoding grainyhead-like transcription factor 2b isoform X1 yields the protein MSQETDSKRLVVVVPNEPSFHPRRAYTSEDEAWRSYLENPLTAATKAMMSINGDEDSAAALGLLYEYYKVPRDKRVLPISKAAEISEEPEKRNSTVGNSSQMEPETVDNRVQVLKSVPVNLSVSTDHQDTKREQYSVSAGESGNAAVVKAEVYAPVFMTSGVHYRTEGEEPMRVICEQAHSFDTSAVCHSGYGKDDHRSSPDSNYEEDSNEKYRPSSLAADDFIFEQSEMLDTFQYTLEASRSLRQKQGEGPMTYLNKGQFYAITLNETSANKRLRHPISKVRSVIMVVFSEDKNRDEQLKYWKYWHSRQHTAKQRVLDIADYKESFNTIGNIEEIAYNAVSFTWDVNEEAKIFITVNCLSTDFSSQKGVKGLPLMIQIDTYSYNNRSNKPLHRAYCQIKVFCDKGAERKIRDEERKQNRKKTKGKDGGVGAVSVPKKCDATFFKMMTDLDAQPVLFIPDVHFGNLQRAGQVFAFNTEEIEREGSVLVKRMFRPSEDDFCPPPHKQLREETQKKVLLYVRKESDEVFDALMLRTPTLRGLMDAISEKYGVPIDRMAKIYKKSKKGILVNMDDNIIEHYSNEDTFILNIENYADAYKITLTEI from the exons ATGTCACAGGAGACAGACAG TAAGAGGCTGGTTGTAGTGGTTCCCAATGAGCCGTCCTTCCACCCGCGCCGGGCCTACACTAGTGAGGACGAGGCCTGGAGGTCTTACCTGGAGAATCCTCTTACTGCGGCCACAAAGGCCATGATGAGCATCAATGGAGACGAAGACAGTGCTGCCGCCCTGGGGCTCCTCTATGAGTACTACAAG GTGCCCAGAGATAAGAGAGTTTTGCCCATCAGTAAAGCGGCTGAAATTTCAGAGGAGCCAGAAAAGAG AAACTCTACAGTGGGAAACAGCAGTCAGATGGAGCCGGAGACAGTGGATAATCGCGTCCAGGTCCTGAAATCAGTGCCTGTAAATCTGTCGGTCAGCACGGATCACCAGGACACCAAACGGGAGCAGTACAGCGTGTCTGCGGGAGAGAGCGGGAACGCTGCGGTGGTGAAGGCTGAGGTGTACGCTCCTGTTTTCATGACTTCGGGGGTTCACTACAGGACAGAAGGAGAGGAGCCGATGCGGGTCATCTGTGAACAGGCCCACTCGTTCGACACCTCGGCCGTGTGTCACAGTGGATACGGGAAGGATGACCATCGGAGTAGCCCAGATAGCAACTATGAGGAAGACAGCAATGAA AAGTATCGGCCATCATCGCTTGCAGCTGATGACTTCATATTTGAACAGTCGGAGATGtt AGACACCTTCCAGTACACACTCGAGGCCAGCAGGTCTTTGCGGCAGAAGCAGGGTGAAGGGCCTATGACCTACCTGAACAAAGGCCAGTTCTATGCTATTACACTGAACGAGACAAGTGCCAATAAACGCCTCCGACATCCCATCAGCAAAGTAAGG AGTGTCATCATGGTTGTATTCAGTGAAGATAAGAACCGCGATGAGCAGCTCAAGTACTGGAAGTATTGGCACTCTCGTCAGCACACGGCAAAGCAGAGGGTTCTGGACATCG CTGACTACAAAGAGAGCTTCAACACAATTGGAAATATTGAAGAAATCGCTTACAATGCCGTGTCCTTCACCTGGGACGTGAATGAGGAGGCCAAG ATCTTCATCACGGTGAACTGTCTGAGCACAGATTTCTCCTCTCAGAAGGGGGTGAAGGGTCTTCCTTTGATGATACAGATCGACACCTACAGCTACAACAACCGCAGCAACAAACCCCTGCACAGAGCCTACTGTCAGATCAAGGTCTTCTGTGATAAG GGAGCAGAGAGGAAGATCAGAGATGAGGAGAGGAAACAGAACCGCAAGAAGACAAAAG GAAAAGATGGAGGCGTCGGGGCGGTTTCTGTCCCGAAAAAATGCGACGCCACCTTCTTTAAAATGATGACTGATTTGGATGCCCAGCCGGTTCTCTTCATCCCGGATGTGCACTTTGGGAATTTACAGAGGGCAGGCCAG GTGTTTGCATTTAATACAGAGGAAATTGAACGCGAAGG GAGTGTGCTGGTGAAGAGGATGTTCCGGCCGTCTGAGGATGACTTCTGTCCACCGCCCCATAAACAGCTCAGAGAGGAGACGCAGAAGAAAG TGCTCCTGTATGTGAGGAAGGAGTCGGATGAGGTGTTTGACGCTCTGATGCTGCGGACGCCCACTCTCAGAGGACTCATGGATGCA ATTTCAGAGAAGTACGGTGTTCCTATTGACAGAATGGCCAAGATTTACAAGAAGAGCAAGAAagg GATCCTGGTGAACATGGACGACAATATCATCGAGCACTACTCTAACGAGGACACATTTATCCTAAATATCGAGAACTACGCAGATGCATACAAAATCACATTAACGGAAATATGA
- the grhl2b gene encoding grainyhead-like transcription factor 2b isoform X2: protein MSQETDSKRLVVVVPNEPSFHPRRAYTSEDEAWRSYLENPLTAATKAMMSINGDEDSAAALGLLYEYYKVPRDKRVLPISKAAEISEEPEKRNSTVGNSSQMEPETVDNRVQVLKSVPVNLSVSTDHQDTKREQYSVSAGESGNAAVVKAEVYAPVFMTSGVHYRTEGEEPMRVICEQAHSFDTSAVCHSGYGKDDHRSSPDSNYEEDSNEKYRPSSLAADDFIFEQSEMLDTFQYTLEASRSLRQKQGEGPMTYLNKGQFYAITLNETSANKRLRHPISKSVIMVVFSEDKNRDEQLKYWKYWHSRQHTAKQRVLDIADYKESFNTIGNIEEIAYNAVSFTWDVNEEAKIFITVNCLSTDFSSQKGVKGLPLMIQIDTYSYNNRSNKPLHRAYCQIKVFCDKGAERKIRDEERKQNRKKTKGKDGGVGAVSVPKKCDATFFKMMTDLDAQPVLFIPDVHFGNLQRAGQVFAFNTEEIEREGSVLVKRMFRPSEDDFCPPPHKQLREETQKKVLLYVRKESDEVFDALMLRTPTLRGLMDAISEKYGVPIDRMAKIYKKSKKGILVNMDDNIIEHYSNEDTFILNIENYADAYKITLTEI, encoded by the exons ATGTCACAGGAGACAGACAG TAAGAGGCTGGTTGTAGTGGTTCCCAATGAGCCGTCCTTCCACCCGCGCCGGGCCTACACTAGTGAGGACGAGGCCTGGAGGTCTTACCTGGAGAATCCTCTTACTGCGGCCACAAAGGCCATGATGAGCATCAATGGAGACGAAGACAGTGCTGCCGCCCTGGGGCTCCTCTATGAGTACTACAAG GTGCCCAGAGATAAGAGAGTTTTGCCCATCAGTAAAGCGGCTGAAATTTCAGAGGAGCCAGAAAAGAG AAACTCTACAGTGGGAAACAGCAGTCAGATGGAGCCGGAGACAGTGGATAATCGCGTCCAGGTCCTGAAATCAGTGCCTGTAAATCTGTCGGTCAGCACGGATCACCAGGACACCAAACGGGAGCAGTACAGCGTGTCTGCGGGAGAGAGCGGGAACGCTGCGGTGGTGAAGGCTGAGGTGTACGCTCCTGTTTTCATGACTTCGGGGGTTCACTACAGGACAGAAGGAGAGGAGCCGATGCGGGTCATCTGTGAACAGGCCCACTCGTTCGACACCTCGGCCGTGTGTCACAGTGGATACGGGAAGGATGACCATCGGAGTAGCCCAGATAGCAACTATGAGGAAGACAGCAATGAA AAGTATCGGCCATCATCGCTTGCAGCTGATGACTTCATATTTGAACAGTCGGAGATGtt AGACACCTTCCAGTACACACTCGAGGCCAGCAGGTCTTTGCGGCAGAAGCAGGGTGAAGGGCCTATGACCTACCTGAACAAAGGCCAGTTCTATGCTATTACACTGAACGAGACAAGTGCCAATAAACGCCTCCGACATCCCATCAGCAAA AGTGTCATCATGGTTGTATTCAGTGAAGATAAGAACCGCGATGAGCAGCTCAAGTACTGGAAGTATTGGCACTCTCGTCAGCACACGGCAAAGCAGAGGGTTCTGGACATCG CTGACTACAAAGAGAGCTTCAACACAATTGGAAATATTGAAGAAATCGCTTACAATGCCGTGTCCTTCACCTGGGACGTGAATGAGGAGGCCAAG ATCTTCATCACGGTGAACTGTCTGAGCACAGATTTCTCCTCTCAGAAGGGGGTGAAGGGTCTTCCTTTGATGATACAGATCGACACCTACAGCTACAACAACCGCAGCAACAAACCCCTGCACAGAGCCTACTGTCAGATCAAGGTCTTCTGTGATAAG GGAGCAGAGAGGAAGATCAGAGATGAGGAGAGGAAACAGAACCGCAAGAAGACAAAAG GAAAAGATGGAGGCGTCGGGGCGGTTTCTGTCCCGAAAAAATGCGACGCCACCTTCTTTAAAATGATGACTGATTTGGATGCCCAGCCGGTTCTCTTCATCCCGGATGTGCACTTTGGGAATTTACAGAGGGCAGGCCAG GTGTTTGCATTTAATACAGAGGAAATTGAACGCGAAGG GAGTGTGCTGGTGAAGAGGATGTTCCGGCCGTCTGAGGATGACTTCTGTCCACCGCCCCATAAACAGCTCAGAGAGGAGACGCAGAAGAAAG TGCTCCTGTATGTGAGGAAGGAGTCGGATGAGGTGTTTGACGCTCTGATGCTGCGGACGCCCACTCTCAGAGGACTCATGGATGCA ATTTCAGAGAAGTACGGTGTTCCTATTGACAGAATGGCCAAGATTTACAAGAAGAGCAAGAAagg GATCCTGGTGAACATGGACGACAATATCATCGAGCACTACTCTAACGAGGACACATTTATCCTAAATATCGAGAACTACGCAGATGCATACAAAATCACATTAACGGAAATATGA